One window from the genome of Treponema sp. OMZ 838 encodes:
- the dnaB gene encoding replicative DNA helicase, with translation MSDMMKQLSSLKDKIPPNNTEAEIAVLGAILLDSDAIGTVLQYIRAESFYTIAHQKIFQAVVDLYNKGQNVDILVISEHLRQEGLLDSVGGTAYIASLTDAVPSTANVTYYAKIVLDAAIRRSLLRISHQISADVFDQTVAYSSVLEQAQKNIFDLTDAGQSATFHTPKDLILEAIEIIEARAKHRDEFSGIPSGFEFLDSLTSGFQNSELIIIGARPSIGKTALALTIADYISVIKKIPVAFFSLEMSNMQLIHRLFSLESRVSSSKIRSGNLQTADFQKLQDAAGRLYDAPLYIVDMPNMKLLDLRAMARQLCLQEGVKIIFIDYLGLISSENNLIPRHERFAEISQSLKSLARELNIPVIALSQVGRDAEGTAPTLANLRESGAIEQDADVVMFLHREKRESPDTELIVAKQRNGPVATVNLEFISECTRFVSKTRNE, from the coding sequence ATGTCGGATATGATGAAACAACTGTCCTCATTGAAGGATAAAATACCGCCGAATAATACGGAGGCTGAAATAGCTGTACTCGGAGCTATTTTACTTGACTCGGATGCTATCGGAACGGTTTTACAGTATATCCGTGCAGAAAGTTTTTATACGATTGCTCACCAAAAAATCTTTCAGGCTGTTGTTGATCTTTACAATAAAGGACAGAATGTCGATATCCTTGTGATTAGTGAGCATCTGAGACAGGAAGGGCTTCTTGATTCCGTAGGTGGCACCGCTTATATTGCTTCGCTGACAGATGCTGTTCCAAGTACGGCAAATGTTACCTATTATGCTAAAATTGTGCTTGATGCAGCGATCCGCAGATCACTGTTGAGGATTTCACATCAGATTTCTGCCGATGTCTTTGACCAAACCGTTGCCTACTCTTCCGTACTGGAGCAGGCACAGAAAAATATTTTCGATTTAACCGATGCAGGGCAATCGGCGACCTTCCATACTCCAAAGGATCTTATTCTTGAAGCTATTGAAATCATCGAAGCGCGTGCAAAACACCGCGATGAATTCTCCGGTATCCCTTCCGGTTTTGAATTTTTAGACAGTCTTACGAGCGGTTTCCAAAACTCGGAACTCATTATCATCGGGGCTCGTCCATCAATCGGAAAAACAGCACTGGCGCTCACTATTGCCGACTATATTTCCGTAATAAAAAAAATACCGGTTGCGTTCTTTTCACTTGAAATGTCCAATATGCAGCTGATCCACCGGTTGTTTTCTCTCGAATCGCGGGTATCTTCTTCAAAAATCCGTTCGGGGAATCTACAAACCGCTGATTTTCAAAAACTTCAAGATGCAGCGGGAAGACTCTATGATGCACCGCTCTATATCGTCGATATGCCCAATATGAAGCTGCTCGATTTACGGGCGATGGCTCGGCAGCTCTGTTTGCAGGAAGGGGTAAAGATTATCTTTATCGATTACCTCGGCTTAATTTCTTCGGAAAACAACCTCATCCCGCGTCATGAGCGTTTTGCAGAGATTTCTCAATCGCTTAAAAGCCTCGCCCGCGAGCTCAACATTCCGGTCATAGCACTATCGCAGGTAGGCCGTGATGCCGAAGGAACAGCACCGACACTTGCCAATTTGCGGGAATCCGGCGCAATTGAACAAGATGCCGACGTTGTTATGTTTTTACACCGAGAAAAACGCGAAAGTCCCGATACCGAACTGATTGTAGCAAAACAACGCAACGGCCCCGTCGCAACCGTCAACCTTGAGTTTATCAGTGAATGTACCCGCTTTGTCTCCAAAACGCGGAACGAATAA
- the rplI gene encoding 50S ribosomal protein L9, whose translation MKVILNEDVKHLGEEGDIKDVAKGYARNYLFPRNLAVPCNSFTLAHFESRKEEIEQRKAVKRQNAAGLKERLEALTLTIVMPAGPNGKLYGAVTNQTVSDELQKLGFEVERKRIELPGLTFKSVGHYNATLKLYEAAVAVLPIVVEAQPEAEKTVEAKPEKRSRRRQEETEEVQADVKVEESAETQE comes from the coding sequence ATGAAAGTAATTTTAAATGAAGATGTCAAACACCTCGGAGAAGAGGGGGATATTAAGGATGTTGCCAAAGGATATGCCCGTAACTATCTGTTTCCGCGGAATTTAGCGGTTCCCTGCAATTCTTTTACCCTTGCCCATTTTGAAAGCCGCAAAGAAGAAATTGAACAGCGGAAGGCTGTTAAGCGGCAAAATGCAGCAGGTTTAAAAGAGCGGCTTGAAGCACTGACACTGACAATCGTTATGCCCGCAGGTCCTAATGGGAAACTCTACGGTGCGGTTACCAACCAAACAGTTTCCGACGAGTTGCAGAAACTCGGATTCGAAGTCGAACGGAAGCGCATTGAACTGCCCGGTCTTACCTTTAAAAGCGTGGGACATTATAACGCAACCCTTAAACTGTATGAAGCTGCAGTCGCAGTACTTCCTATCGTGGTAGAAGCTCAGCCCGAGGCTGAAAAAACGGTTGAAGCAAAACCGGAGAAACGCTCTCGCCGCCGTCAGGAAGAAACGGAAGAAGTTCAAGCTGACGTAAAAGTTGAAGAATCTGCAGAAACACAAGAATAG
- the rpsR gene encoding 30S ribosomal protein S18 yields MADEILNTAEVDTNTQENPREGGGEERQGNKKGKMFFRKKVCRFCAQKAKIDYKDPDSLRRFITERGKILPRRITGTCAKHQRKLALEIKRARALALLPYVVD; encoded by the coding sequence ATGGCAGATGAAATACTGAATACCGCTGAAGTAGATACAAATACACAGGAAAATCCCCGCGAAGGCGGAGGAGAGGAACGGCAAGGTAATAAAAAGGGAAAAATGTTTTTCCGTAAGAAAGTTTGCCGCTTTTGCGCACAGAAAGCAAAGATCGATTATAAAGATCCCGATTCTTTGCGGCGCTTTATTACCGAACGTGGAAAGATTTTACCCCGCCGTATTACCGGAACCTGCGCAAAGCATCAGCGTAAACTTGCACTCGAAATTAAGCGTGCGCGAGCACTTGCGTTACTCCCTTACGTTGTAGACTAA
- the ssb gene encoding single-stranded DNA-binding protein has protein sequence MADINHVVLVGRLTRDAELKYTQGGAAVCRFSIAINRRRKNGEEWVEEVNYFDIVLWGRQGEALNQYLVKGKQVAIDGELRQNRWEQDGQTRSKVEIIANNLQLLGGGSGSGQQMNNGNRETYQRSNAPSAYQARQNTPPSNDGYEADFDNANYDNIPF, from the coding sequence ATGGCAGATATAAACCATGTCGTACTTGTCGGTAGGCTTACCCGTGATGCAGAATTAAAATACACCCAAGGAGGAGCTGCTGTATGCAGATTTTCGATTGCAATTAATCGGCGGCGGAAAAATGGTGAAGAATGGGTTGAAGAAGTCAACTACTTCGATATCGTACTTTGGGGCAGACAGGGCGAAGCACTTAATCAATACCTTGTAAAAGGAAAGCAAGTCGCTATTGACGGGGAACTTCGGCAAAACCGATGGGAACAGGACGGGCAAACCCGCAGTAAAGTAGAAATTATCGCGAATAATCTTCAGCTTTTAGGGGGCGGTTCCGGAAGCGGCCAGCAAATGAATAACGGCAATCGGGAGACATATCAGCGATCAAATGCACCTTCGGCATATCAGGCTCGGCAAAATACACCGCCGTCTAATGACGGTTATGAAGCCGATTTTGATAACGCCAATTATGACAATATTCCATTCTAA
- the rpsF gene encoding 30S ribosomal protein S6 has translation MRKYELMTVFPIEEAQFKPGIEDVRSVLGDFSVQIDSEDPFGDRELTYEIKKRTKGRYVLFNIHAEPDKIIEIDRKFKLNQNLLTFLFIKIDE, from the coding sequence ATGAGAAAGTATGAATTGATGACTGTCTTTCCCATTGAGGAAGCGCAGTTCAAGCCGGGCATTGAAGACGTTCGATCCGTTTTGGGCGACTTCAGCGTCCAAATTGATTCCGAAGACCCGTTCGGAGACCGTGAATTAACGTATGAAATCAAAAAAAGAACAAAAGGCCGCTATGTATTGTTCAATATCCATGCCGAACCGGATAAGATTATCGAAATAGACCGCAAGTTTAAGCTCAATCAAAACCTTTTGACTTTTTTATTTATCAAAATTGATGAATAA
- a CDS encoding GTP-binding protein, protein MKKPLVPITLLCGYLGAGKTTLMNMILANQKGYKVAVIVNDIGEINVDASLIEKDANITDKSSLVPLTNGCICCTLKTDLVMQIENLIASGKYDYLLIESSGVCEPMPIAQAIETIENGYLDNVVSVVDAKRLVDEFSEGAQLLKKNMGEEDIESLLVQQIEFCSTLIINKKDLVTEDQMKKVRAVVTKLQPHVKVIETTRCQVPLEDLLATKRFDFEKVFESAGWVAELEKRAEEYDDDDEECDHEHCDHDHHDEHEHCDHDEHEHGHHEHDEHGGHGHGHHHHHHHEHKHEGADEDEYGIGSFVYYRRRPFSREKLEKYAGVWPRNIIRSKGVVWFSDEQDMAYVFETSGRQIQAGASGRWLATASKREQEKILAKEPRMREEWDEKVGDRMIKLCIIGQKLDKKKICADLDALLD, encoded by the coding sequence ATGAAGAAACCATTAGTACCGATTACCTTGCTCTGCGGATACTTAGGCGCGGGCAAAACAACCTTGATGAATATGATCCTTGCGAACCAAAAGGGCTACAAGGTAGCGGTAATTGTCAACGATATCGGTGAAATCAACGTCGATGCCAGTCTGATAGAGAAGGATGCCAATATCACGGATAAAAGCAGCCTTGTGCCGCTTACCAACGGCTGTATCTGCTGTACGCTTAAAACCGACCTTGTGATGCAGATTGAAAACCTCATTGCGTCGGGAAAGTACGACTATCTGCTGATTGAATCGAGCGGCGTATGCGAGCCGATGCCGATTGCGCAGGCTATTGAAACAATCGAAAACGGCTACTTGGATAATGTTGTCAGCGTTGTCGATGCGAAGCGGTTGGTGGATGAGTTTTCCGAGGGGGCACAGCTATTAAAAAAGAATATGGGAGAAGAAGATATCGAATCGCTCCTCGTCCAGCAGATTGAGTTTTGTTCTACGCTCATTATCAATAAAAAAGATTTGGTAACGGAAGATCAGATGAAAAAGGTGAGGGCTGTTGTTACTAAACTCCAGCCCCATGTTAAGGTGATAGAGACGACACGGTGTCAGGTACCGCTCGAGGATTTGCTTGCGACAAAGCGGTTCGACTTTGAAAAAGTCTTTGAAAGTGCGGGCTGGGTTGCCGAGTTGGAAAAACGTGCGGAAGAATATGACGATGATGATGAAGAGTGCGACCATGAGCACTGCGATCACGACCATCATGATGAGCATGAACACTGCGACCATGACGAACACGAACATGGCCATCACGAACATGATGAACATGGAGGGCACGGACACGGGCATCACCACCACCATCATCACGAACATAAACATGAAGGCGCGGATGAGGATGAGTACGGTATCGGCTCTTTCGTATACTACCGCCGCCGCCCGTTCAGCAGGGAAAAGCTTGAAAAATATGCAGGAGTATGGCCGCGTAATATTATCCGCTCCAAGGGCGTCGTCTGGTTCAGCGATGAACAGGATATGGCATACGTCTTTGAAACTTCGGGACGGCAAATTCAAGCAGGAGCTTCCGGCAGATGGCTCGCAACCGCCTCTAAACGCGAGCAGGAAAAAATCCTCGCCAAAGAACCTCGGATGCGGGAAGAATGGGACGAAAAAGTCGGCGACCGGATGATTAAGCTCTGCATTATCGGGCAAAAGCTTGATAAAAAGAAGATTTGCGCAGACTTGGATGCCCTGCTCGATTAA
- a CDS encoding MATE family efflux transporter, whose product MEEVKARPIGPAENKMGVMPIMKLILNMSLPMMFSMFIMALYNIVDSIFVAKINEDALTAVSLAFPIQNLMISFAVGTGVGVNALLSKRLGQRNQDDVNKTAMNAVFLAACNFIVFFIAGIILVRPYLASQGVDAGIVTYGEEYLDIVLRWSFALFFGITFDRLLQSTGLTLYTMYSQLSGAIFNVIFDPLLIFGIGPFPKMGIRGAALATVLGQILGLCVSVFFNLTKNREIQFKLKNLLPEPRIVAEIYKVGVPSILLSSITSITTYFLNIILSAFSSTAIAVYGVYFKLNSFIFMPVFGLNNGMVPIIAYNYGARNRKRITATIRNGLLLAMGVMLFGLVLFELFPAQLLGLFDASPAMLAIGVPAIRIIACSFLGAALGITFSSVFQAFGNAVYSMIATFVRQIVALLPAAYLLSLSGDVNAIWWSYLIAEVVSIIACIFFMHRIYKEKIEPLPV is encoded by the coding sequence ATGGAAGAAGTAAAGGCAAGACCTATCGGCCCGGCTGAAAACAAGATGGGCGTTATGCCGATTATGAAGCTCATCCTCAATATGTCGCTGCCGATGATGTTTTCGATGTTTATTATGGCATTGTACAATATCGTTGACAGTATCTTTGTGGCAAAAATCAACGAGGATGCGTTGACGGCCGTATCTCTTGCCTTTCCCATTCAAAACCTGATGATTTCCTTTGCCGTAGGGACGGGTGTCGGCGTTAATGCGCTGCTGTCCAAACGGCTCGGGCAGCGGAATCAAGATGATGTCAACAAAACCGCGATGAACGCCGTTTTTCTGGCAGCCTGTAACTTTATCGTTTTTTTTATTGCGGGGATTATACTGGTACGCCCCTACCTTGCCTCGCAGGGAGTAGACGCCGGAATTGTTACCTACGGAGAAGAGTATTTGGATATTGTGCTTCGATGGTCGTTCGCGCTCTTTTTCGGTATTACGTTCGACCGGCTGCTCCAATCGACGGGACTTACGCTGTATACAATGTATTCACAGCTTTCCGGTGCGATTTTCAATGTGATATTCGACCCGCTGCTAATTTTCGGGATTGGGCCGTTCCCCAAAATGGGTATACGAGGGGCGGCGCTTGCAACCGTATTGGGTCAGATTCTCGGCCTCTGTGTTTCGGTTTTCTTTAACCTAACAAAAAACCGTGAAATTCAGTTTAAGCTTAAAAATCTGCTTCCCGAACCGCGCATTGTTGCGGAAATTTATAAGGTCGGCGTGCCGTCGATTCTCCTCAGCTCGATAACATCGATTACCACTTATTTTCTGAACATCATCTTGAGCGCTTTTTCGAGCACTGCAATTGCGGTGTACGGCGTGTACTTTAAGCTGAACAGCTTTATCTTTATGCCGGTGTTCGGATTGAATAACGGTATGGTGCCGATTATTGCGTACAATTACGGGGCACGGAACAGAAAGCGGATTACGGCGACGATACGGAACGGCCTTTTGCTTGCGATGGGGGTTATGCTATTCGGGCTGGTACTTTTTGAATTATTCCCTGCGCAGCTTTTGGGGCTGTTCGATGCATCCCCCGCGATGCTCGCGATCGGTGTTCCTGCAATCCGCATCATCGCATGCAGCTTTCTCGGAGCAGCGCTCGGTATCACCTTTTCTTCGGTATTTCAAGCATTCGGCAACGCAGTCTACAGTATGATTGCGACCTTTGTGCGTCAAATCGTCGCACTCCTTCCGGCAGCGTATCTGCTTTCGCTGTCCGGTGATGTCAATGCCATCTGGTGGTCGTACCTTATTGCCGAAGTTGTTTCCATCATCGCGTGTATCTTTTTTATGCATCGTATTTACAAAGAAAAAATCGAACCGCTGCCGGTGTAA